One genomic window of Cydia pomonella isolate Wapato2018A chromosome 6, ilCydPomo1, whole genome shotgun sequence includes the following:
- the LOC133518895 gene encoding LOW QUALITY PROTEIN: trichohyalin-like (The sequence of the model RefSeq protein was modified relative to this genomic sequence to represent the inferred CDS: deleted 1 base in 1 codon) produces MRPASGRQTCDCCENFGNAEFKKITELKDAGIALYRYLPQTEDEAQIGTETGEVLILRNTRDGDLKIGELTAEAGKKTISCPRCIKMIERAKSLFKDLPPAKIREVAGVCDHCYQKELFACPCCDKVVNKFLKFCLEEERKTEEYRQQYKSWLSKTHLSFKKSMSNIKDGKLESQAPVSRYFSTMKSGQEPAPFAIYDTPRLKNEHVLIHEQKPVIEKPTRVLSFLDFSEEEKQRVEVESELDREKKKRIIEENAAKILRSVSFEGFFKTDLKPLIEKDKQYKPIMEEHIKSQPTMEQDIETTTVMQKIMMPKSEMEKDSKLTPLTEKYAEPKSTMEKEVKLKSIMKKGGVKKTPHGGFSEDDTTPQGKRKRQGSPTTRPSFGSIMKSLSEPNVSDFSYTFPRDKIATKKQLKGHVSSSELIKSTQDMLDERKETERKKKEETRRKREEEKKQRTAEKTRLLEEESKKREEGRLIEEERKKREERRDIKSEEIIGKGSEQSARRRKQDGIEALDALKEGLSKQEKELSEAEKIRKQQEKDTAIGDKKAREAEKAIEETRQQLTTDKKIQHPEVKPDDDEDTVRKGDKEKKNDQEQEKVRQRDEKQRDADATSALKEQVAKQAKDKSEEEKLRKQQEKDVALGEKRAQEAGKALEATQKQLTTEKKQPKRLSELKVPDDKKVGDKDDTGKDEKIEKTAKDQKAKGDDMAALLREQLAKQKQQELEKEKIRKEQEKEKELLAKKLKELESKKEAKEAAVKAPVLESEHEDSVDEIITDFEIPKQDEETDIILGQKIYKVKCAKKTEDKTQILGSKQPGKPGQHSEQITGKQEPELHKQSEVSPEPQQGFTQHRPEQPTLTQSQQKSSITGDKKSKASDTEAAKGIIRYTLSDRTFIEKGWTMLPTEKVVRKMNVYRMRPAKPEFDWFEHNKNKGELTYDSGEKLAEFDDNGRGRWYYRTGELALDYYDAEETNAGQRFVVYSTGQPDERGRSRPRTLLATFDYSGNGIVFDHTGKIRLKYNQTEGVVLDRNIGPVSHWKWHTLNDPPVLQQVMIDTQMPYKDPTILAMGDKNADAKRPDNEEMLAIEFENFLKEKRQKLTQSFKPFQIKMKAMKINEYFSLRVLDQASIYLLFRDGTTNLKLNIGMVLDHKEIVDTDTAEIGEVSNTLDKLPACTDSIAGLQKAVAKAQAQERFRVRHELRLKPPQPTASADALRTGCSRPLRTPVVQASISSCDKMTPKRFKPSSSCNLYYSTQLF; encoded by the exons GGAAGAAAACAATCAGCTGCCCGCGGTGTATAAAAATGATTGAGCGTGCAAAAAGTTTGTTCAAGGATCTTCCGCCCGCTAAAATTCgagaagttgcaggcgtctgcGACCACTGCTATCAGAAAGAATTATTTGCCTGTCCCTGTTGCGACAAAGTCGTTAATAAGTTTTTAAAGTTCTGTTTAGAAGAGGAACGTAAGACAGAAGAGTATCGGCAACAATATAAGTCATGGCTTTCTAAAACTCATCTATCGTTTAAAAAATCTATGTCAAATATAAAAGATGGTAAGCTAGAATCTCAAGCGCCTGTGTCCAGATATTTTTCCACTATGAAGTCAGGTCAAGAACCTGCCCCTTTTGCAATCTACGATACACCTAGGCTCAAAAATGAACATGTACTAATTCATGAACAAAAGCCAGTTATAGAAAAACCGACCAGAGTCCTTTCTTTTCTTGACTTTTCCGAAGAAGAAAAACAAAGAGTCGAAGTTGAAAGTGAACTTGATAGAGAAAAGAAGAAACGTATAATCGAAGAAAATGCAGCGAAGATATTAAGATCAGTGTCGTTCGAAGGTTTTTTCAAAACGGATTTGAAACCACTGATTGAAAAAGATAAACAATATAAACCAATAATGGAAGAACATATCAAATCCCAACCAACAATGGAACAAGATATCGAAACTACAACAGTGATGCAAAAAATTATGATGCCTAAATCAGAAATGGAAAAAGACAGCAAACTAACACCATTGACTGAAAAATATGCCGAACCCAAATCAACGATGGAAAAGGAAGTCAAACTTAAGTCAATAATGAAGAAAGGGGGCGTTAAAAAAACACCCCATGGTGGTTTTTCGGAAGATGACACAACGCCCCAGGGAAAAAGGAAACGACAAGGTTCCCCTACGACAAGACCCTCTTTTGGATCAATCATGAAGAGCTTGAGTGAACCAAATGTTAGTGACTTTAGTTATACTTTTCCTCGTGACAAAATTGCAACGAAGAAGCAATTGAAGGGTCATGTTAGTTCCTCAGAACTAATTAAAAGTACACAAGACATGCTTGATGAACGAAAAGAgacagaaagaaagaaaaaggaAGAAACGAGAAGAAAACGAGAAGAAGAAAAGAAACAAAGAACTGCAGAAAAGACAAGGCTATTAGAAGAAGAAAGTAAAAAACGAGAGGAAGGGAGGCTAATAGAGGAAGAAAGAAAAAAGCGAGAGGAAAGGAGGGACATTAAATCCGAGGAAATAATAGGGAAAGGATCAGAGCAATCGGCAAGAAGAAGAAAACAAGATGGCATTGAAGCATTGGATGCTCTAAAAGAAGGTCTTTCTAAACAAGAAAAGGAATTGTCAGAGgcagaaaaaataagaaaacaacaAGAAAAAGATACGGCTATTGGAGATAAAAAAGCCAGGGAAGCTGAAAAGGCAATAGAAGAAACGCGGCAGCAACTAACAACAGATAAGAAAATACAACATCCAGAAGTAAAacctgatgatgatgaagatacAGTAAGAAAAGGcgataaagagaaaaaaaatgatcaagAACAAGAAAAAGTAAGGCAAAGAGATGAAAAGCAACGTGATGCCGACGCAACGTCAGCTTTAAAAGAACAAGTAGCTAAACAAGCAAAAGATAAATCAGAAGAAGAAAAACTAAGAAAGCAACAAGAGAAAGACGTAGCATTAGGAGAAAAAAGAGCCCAAGAAGCCGGAAAAGCATTAGAAGCCACACAAAAACAATTAACTACAGAAAAGAAACAACCGAAACGACTAAGCGAATTAAAGGTACCTGATGATAAAAAGGTAGGTGATAAAGATGACACAGGAAAAgatgaaaaaattgaaaaaactgCTAAAGACCAAAAAGCGAAAGGTGATGACATGGCAGCACTTTTGAGAGAACAGCTCGCAAAGCAAAAGCAACAGGAATTAGAAAAAGAGAAAATCCGAAAAGaacaagaaaaagaaaaagagcTCCTTGCTAAAAAACTCAAAGAATTAGAAAGTAAGAAAGAAGCGAAAGAGGCTGCGGTAAAAGCACCTGTTCTTGAATCTGAACATGAAGATTCGGTTGATGAAATAATTACTGACTTTGAGATACCAAAGCAAGATGAAGAAACTGATATTATTTTAGGCCAGAAAATATATAAGGTTAAATGTGCTAAGAAAACCGAAGATAAAACACAGATCTTAGGATCAAAACAACCTGGGAAACCGGGGCAACATTCAGAGCAAATAACAGGTAAACAGGAACCTGAATTGCATAAACAATCTGAAGTATCACCTGAACCACAACAAGGATTTACTCAGCACAGACCTGAGCAACCAACGCTCACACAATCCCAACAGAAGTCATCGATAACTGGCGATAAGAAGTCGAAG GCCTCCGACACCGAAGCTGCTAAGGGTATAATAAGGTATACTTTATCCGATCGAACGTTTATCGAAAAAGGCTGGACGATGCTGCCTACAGAAAAAGTAGTTAGAAAG ATGAACGTTTATCGTATGAGGCCAGCCAAGCCTGAGTTCGACTGGTTTGAGCACAATAAAAACAAAGGAGAGCTGACATACGACTCCGGTGAAAAGTTAGCAGAGTTTGACGACAACGGGCGCGGTCGCTGGTACTACAGGACTGGTGAATTAGCGCTGGATTATTACGACGCAGAAG AAACCAATGCTGGCCAGAGATTTGTTGTCTACAGCACCGGCCAACCCGATGAGCGGGGCCGATCCAGACCGAGGACTCTTCTAGCAACCTTCGACTACTCAGGGAACGGCATCGTGTTTGACCACACTGGAAAAATACG gttaaagTATAACCAAACTGAAGGAGTAGTTCTCGATCGAAACATAGGCCCCGTGTCTCATTGGAAGTGGCACACTCTGAACGACCCCCCAGTCTTGCAGCAAGTCATGATAGATACTCAAATGCCATATAAAGATCCCACTATCCTAGCAATGGGCGACAAAAATGCAGACGCTAAGCGACCAGACAATGAGGAAATGTTAGCTATAGAGTTCGAGAACTTTCTCAAGGAGAAGCGTCAAAAGCTAACGCAATCATTCAAGccatttcaaattaaaatgaaagctatgaaaattaatgaatatttctCACTTCGCGTCTTAGACCAGGCATCAATATATTTGTTGTTTAGAGATGGTACGACAAATTTGAAGCTGAATATTGGTATGGTGTTGGATCATAAGGAGATCGTGGACACGGATACGGCGGAGATAGGTGAAGTGTCGAATACATTGGATAAG TTGCCGGCTTGTACGGACAGTATAGCAGGATTGCAGAAGGCCGTGGCAAAGGCGCAAGCTCAAGAGCGATTCCGTGTCCGCCACGAACTACGTTTGAAACCGCCCCAGCCGACCGCCAGCGCAGACGCGCTGCGCACCGGCTGCTCGCGTCCATTGCGCACACCCGTCGTGCAAGCATCTATATCGTCATGTGACAAAATGACCCCTAAACGCTTTAAGCCGTCGTCGAGTTGCAATTTGTATTACAGTAcacaacttttttaa